The following proteins are encoded in a genomic region of Falsibacillus albus:
- the radA gene encoding DNA repair protein RadA, whose translation MAKKKTKFMCQSCGYESPKWMGRCPGCGEWNQMVEEVEVVSKAKGAFHHTAPGTAAKATPITSIESIEEPRIKTNMKELNRVLGGGVVPGSLVLIGGDPGIGKSTLLLQVSAQLARLKQKVMYISGEESVKQTKLRADRLNVLSPELFVYAETNMESIHQAIDEIKPDFVIVDSIQTVYNPEVTSAPGSVSQVRECTAELMRIAKINGIAIFIVGHVTKEGSIAGPRLLEHMVDTVLYFEGERHHTYRILRAVKNRFGSTNEMGIFEMKEAGLEEVENPSEIFLEERSKGASGSTVVASMEGTRPVLVEIQALISPMSFGNPRRMATGIDHNRVSLLMAVLEKRVGMLLQNQDAYLKVAGGVKLDEPAIDLAIAISVASSFRDSPTRATDCFIGEIGLTGEVRRVSRIEQRVQEAAKLGFDRVIIPTNNIGGWSFPDGINVIGVSTVSEALQFALGG comes from the coding sequence ATGGCTAAGAAAAAGACGAAATTTATGTGTCAATCGTGTGGATATGAATCACCAAAGTGGATGGGAAGATGTCCGGGATGCGGTGAATGGAACCAAATGGTGGAAGAAGTGGAGGTTGTCTCTAAAGCTAAAGGGGCTTTCCATCATACAGCCCCGGGTACAGCTGCAAAAGCCACGCCCATCACCTCGATTGAATCGATTGAGGAACCAAGAATCAAAACGAATATGAAAGAATTGAATAGAGTACTAGGCGGAGGAGTCGTCCCAGGATCGCTGGTGCTGATCGGCGGCGACCCTGGAATAGGGAAATCAACACTGCTTCTACAGGTTTCCGCCCAGCTTGCCAGACTTAAGCAGAAGGTCATGTACATTTCTGGTGAGGAATCCGTCAAGCAAACAAAGCTGAGAGCGGATCGGTTAAATGTATTGTCTCCTGAACTATTTGTCTATGCGGAGACGAATATGGAATCCATCCACCAAGCCATTGATGAAATCAAACCTGATTTTGTCATTGTCGATTCGATTCAAACGGTGTATAACCCTGAAGTCACATCTGCACCGGGAAGCGTCTCACAAGTACGGGAATGTACAGCAGAATTAATGAGGATCGCGAAAATAAATGGAATTGCCATTTTCATTGTCGGGCATGTTACAAAGGAAGGTTCGATTGCGGGACCAAGACTGCTTGAACATATGGTGGATACAGTTCTTTATTTTGAAGGGGAACGCCATCATACATATCGGATATTAAGAGCAGTCAAGAATCGTTTTGGGTCGACGAATGAGATGGGGATCTTTGAAATGAAAGAAGCCGGTCTGGAAGAAGTGGAAAACCCTTCAGAAATTTTCTTGGAAGAACGGTCCAAAGGTGCATCCGGATCCACGGTCGTCGCCTCGATGGAGGGCACCAGGCCTGTTTTGGTGGAAATTCAGGCACTTATTTCCCCAATGAGCTTCGGTAATCCAAGACGGATGGCAACTGGCATCGACCATAATAGAGTTTCGCTCCTGATGGCCGTATTGGAGAAAAGAGTGGGGATGCTGCTGCAAAATCAAGACGCTTATTTGAAGGTGGCCGGAGGGGTCAAACTTGATGAGCCTGCGATCGATTTAGCGATTGCCATCAGCGTGGCATCCAGCTTCCGTGACAGTCCTACAAGGGCAACGGATTGTTTTATCGGGGAAATCGGTTTGACCGGGGAAGTCAGAAGGGTATCTAGAATTGAACAGCGCGTACAAGAAGCGGCGAAGTTGGGATTTGACCGCGTCATCATCCCAACGAACAATATAGGTGGATGGTCATTTCCGGATGGAATCAATGTGATAGGAGTGTCGACAGTCAGCGAAGCATTGCAATTCGCATTAGGAGGATAA
- a CDS encoding PIN/TRAM domain-containing protein, with the protein MLKRIVQACFLIVGGTLGIFLIPDLLDLTGFSTLTLINNPYVTAILGAVIFYILAFWAIDYVVDFVKWFEDTLVKAPVTDILFGSLGLIFGLIVAFLAGLPLNTITIPIVNTVAPILLTLLLGYLGFQVGFKKRDELINLFSNANRTNKKKVAEDELEKPAKTLKILDTSVIIDGRIADICQTGFIEGIIVIPQFVLEELQHIADSSDALKRNRGRRGLDILNRIQKELAIEVQIYEGDFEEIQEVDSKLVKLAKLTNGIVVTNDFNLNKVCELQNVQVFNINDLANAVKPVVLPGEELKVQVIKDGKEQNQGIAYLDDGTMIVVEEGRNYIGKYIDVLVTSVLQTSAGRMIFAKPKLLEKAL; encoded by the coding sequence ATGTTAAAGCGAATAGTGCAAGCGTGCTTTTTAATCGTAGGGGGAACGCTTGGGATTTTTCTCATTCCTGATTTATTGGATCTTACCGGTTTTTCTACACTGACTTTAATTAATAACCCATATGTCACCGCTATCTTAGGGGCTGTCATCTTTTACATTTTAGCTTTTTGGGCGATTGATTATGTAGTAGATTTTGTGAAATGGTTTGAGGATACTTTAGTAAAGGCTCCGGTAACTGATATCTTATTTGGCAGTTTAGGTCTGATTTTTGGATTGATCGTTGCATTTTTGGCAGGGCTTCCTTTGAATACGATAACAATCCCCATTGTAAATACAGTCGCACCCATATTATTGACCTTGTTGTTGGGGTATTTAGGATTTCAGGTTGGATTTAAAAAGCGTGATGAACTAATTAATTTATTCTCCAATGCAAACCGGACTAATAAAAAGAAAGTGGCAGAAGATGAGCTGGAAAAGCCAGCGAAAACGCTGAAAATATTAGACACAAGCGTCATCATCGACGGACGCATTGCGGATATCTGCCAAACAGGCTTCATAGAAGGGATCATTGTCATTCCTCAGTTTGTCCTTGAGGAGCTTCAGCATATTGCAGATTCTTCCGATGCCCTAAAACGGAACAGAGGCCGCCGCGGCTTGGACATCTTGAATCGGATTCAAAAAGAATTGGCGATCGAAGTCCAAATTTATGAAGGCGATTTTGAAGAAATTCAAGAAGTCGACAGCAAACTTGTAAAGCTGGCAAAGCTTACAAATGGAATTGTTGTGACGAATGATTTTAACTTGAACAAAGTATGCGAGCTCCAGAATGTACAAGTATTCAATATCAATGACTTGGCCAATGCCGTCAAGCCAGTTGTACTGCCTGGCGAAGAACTGAAGGTACAGGTGATCAAGGATGGCAAGGAGCAAAATCAAGGCATTGCCTATTTGGATGATGGTACGATGATCGTCGTGGAAGAAGGGCGCAATTATATCGGTAAATATATTGACGTGCTTGTCACGAGCGTACTTCAAACGTCGGCAGGACGAATGATTTTTGCAAAACCGAAACTATTGGAAAAGGCATTGTAA
- the disA gene encoding DNA integrity scanning diadenylate cyclase DisA, which yields MDEKKPAEKSMSDILQFIAPGTPIREGIDNVLRANTGGLIVLAHSDKVRSIVDGGFHINCFFTPSFLYELAKMDGAIVLNETGSKILIANAQLAPDASIPSSETGMRHRTAERVAKQTKALVIAISQRRNVITLYQGNFRYALKDIAVILTKANQAIQTLEKYKVVLDQSISNLSILEFEELTSYSDLLQVLHRFEMVLRIKNELLSYLSELGTEGRLIRLQMNELLSDIEEEAMMIIRDYASDRDCKPFEVLYRFQELVSSEILDDTVLLKLLGYNGYIHLDDGICPRGYRVLSKIPRLPVVIVENLISTFEILPKILKASVDELDDVEGIGEVRARKIKDGLKLIKEQIFADRQL from the coding sequence ATGGATGAAAAAAAACCGGCAGAAAAGTCCATGTCAGATATATTGCAATTTATTGCACCGGGCACCCCGATCCGAGAAGGGATAGATAATGTGCTCCGCGCCAACACAGGCGGCCTTATCGTACTTGCGCATAGCGATAAAGTCAGGTCCATTGTGGATGGGGGCTTCCATATCAATTGTTTCTTTACCCCAAGTTTTCTATATGAATTGGCAAAAATGGATGGAGCAATCGTCTTGAATGAAACGGGAAGCAAAATCTTGATTGCGAATGCCCAACTTGCCCCGGACGCATCCATCCCATCATCTGAAACCGGCATGCGCCACCGGACGGCAGAAAGGGTGGCAAAGCAGACGAAAGCATTGGTGATTGCCATTTCCCAGCGTAGAAACGTCATTACCCTTTATCAAGGGAATTTCCGCTATGCATTGAAAGACATTGCCGTCATATTAACGAAAGCAAACCAAGCGATCCAGACGCTTGAGAAATATAAAGTGGTGCTCGATCAAAGCATTTCAAACCTTTCCATTCTTGAATTCGAAGAGCTTACTTCATATTCTGATCTGCTGCAGGTGCTGCATCGATTCGAAATGGTCTTAAGGATCAAAAATGAACTGCTTTCTTATTTGAGCGAGTTGGGGACGGAAGGAAGGCTGATCCGTCTGCAAATGAATGAGCTTCTGTCAGATATTGAAGAAGAAGCAATGATGATCATCAGGGATTACGCTTCTGACCGGGATTGCAAACCATTTGAAGTCCTCTACCGATTTCAGGAGCTTGTCAGCTCGGAAATATTGGATGACACTGTGCTCTTAAAACTATTAGGATATAACGGATATATTCATCTGGATGATGGGATATGTCCAAGGGGCTACAGAGTGCTGAGTAAAATACCGAGGCTTCCTGTCGTCATTGTGGAGAATTTGATCTCTACCTTTGAAATTTTGCCCAAAATCCTTAAAGCCAGTGTGGATGAATTGGATGATGTCGAAGGAATCGGGGAAGTGAGGGCAAGGAAAATAAAGGATGGTTTGAAATTGATCAAAGAGCAGATTTTCGCCGACCGCCAATTATGA
- the ispF gene encoding 2-C-methyl-D-erythritol 2,4-cyclodiphosphate synthase produces MFRVGQGFDVHQLTEGRPLIIGGIEIPYEKGLLGHSDADVLLHTIADACLGAIGEGDIGKHFPDTDPEFKDADSAKLLMHVWGIVKEKGYKLGNIDCTIIAQKPKMAPYITQMRERIADLLEGEIDQVNVKATTTEKLGFTGRGEGIASQAVVLLQKG; encoded by the coding sequence ATGTTTAGAGTCGGACAAGGTTTTGATGTGCATCAATTGACAGAAGGGCGGCCATTGATCATTGGAGGAATCGAAATCCCTTATGAAAAAGGCCTGCTGGGGCACTCCGATGCAGATGTATTGCTGCACACAATTGCTGATGCATGTTTAGGCGCCATCGGGGAAGGCGATATCGGCAAGCATTTCCCGGATACCGATCCAGAGTTTAAGGATGCGGATTCTGCGAAACTCCTCATGCATGTATGGGGGATTGTAAAGGAAAAAGGCTATAAGCTGGGAAATATTGATTGCACAATCATTGCACAAAAACCGAAAATGGCACCTTACATCACCCAGATGCGCGAAAGGATTGCTGATTTATTGGAAGGTGAAATCGATCAAGTCAACGTAAAAGCCACGACGACTGAGAAGCTTGGATTTACTGGGCGCGGGGAAGGGATCGCCTCTCAGGCGGTTGTGCTCCTTCAAAAAGGATAA
- the clpC gene encoding ATP-dependent protease ATP-binding subunit ClpC: MMFGRFTERAQKVLALAQEEAIRLSHSNIGTEHVLLGLVREGEGIAAKALYGLGLSPEKIQKEVETLIGKGQDATQTIHYTPRAKKVIELSMDEARKLGHSYVGTEHILLGLIREGEGVAARVLNNLGVSLNKARQQVLQLLGSNEANNHQGGSSSSANTPTLDSLARDLTAIAREGSLDPVIGRSKEIQRVIEVLSRRTKNNPVLIGEPGVGKTAIAEGLAQQIINNEVPEILRDKRVMTLDMGTVVAGTKYRGEFEDRLKKVMDEIRQAGNIILFIDELHTLIGAGGAEGAIDASNILKPALARGELQCIGATTLDEYRKYIEKDAALERRFQPIQVDEPTIDESIQILNGLRDRYEAHHRVSITDAAIDAAVKLSDRYISDRFLPDKAIDLIDEAGSKVRLRSYTTPPNLKELEAKLEEIRKEKDAAVQSQEFEKAASLRDSEQKLREELEETKKTWKEKQGQENSEVTVEDIAHVVSSWTGIPVSKLAETETEKLLNLEEILHSRVIGQSEAVKAVSKAVRRARAGLKDPKRPIGSFIFLGPTGVGKTELARALAEAMFGDEDAMIRVDMSEYMEKHSTSRLVGSPPGYVGYDEGGQLTEKVRRKPYSVILLDEIEKAHPDVFNILLQVLEDGRLTDSKGRTVDFRNTVVIMTSNVGADALKRNKYVGFNIQDGEQDYKDMKGKVMEELKKAFRPEFLNRIDEIIVFHSLEKEHLKQIVSLMGEQLTIRLKEQEIELELTDEAKLKIAEEGFDPEYGARPLRRAIQKHIEDRLSEELLKGTVLTGQHVIIDVKDGDFVVKTKEATGTLSK; encoded by the coding sequence ATGATGTTTGGACGATTCACGGAAAGGGCGCAAAAAGTGCTTGCATTGGCACAAGAAGAGGCTATCCGCTTATCACATAGCAATATCGGTACTGAGCATGTCCTGCTTGGCTTGGTGAGGGAAGGCGAAGGAATTGCTGCAAAGGCACTGTACGGCTTGGGGCTTAGTCCGGAAAAAATCCAAAAAGAAGTAGAAACCTTAATTGGTAAAGGACAGGATGCAACCCAAACCATCCACTACACGCCTAGGGCCAAAAAAGTCATTGAGCTTTCCATGGACGAAGCCCGGAAGCTTGGTCATTCGTATGTTGGAACCGAGCATATCCTGCTGGGGCTCATCCGTGAAGGCGAAGGTGTTGCAGCTAGGGTGTTGAATAACCTTGGAGTAAGCTTGAACAAAGCCCGGCAACAAGTCCTGCAGCTTTTGGGCAGCAATGAGGCAAATAATCATCAGGGCGGATCCAGTTCAAGTGCGAATACGCCGACACTGGATAGTTTGGCTCGTGATTTGACAGCCATCGCACGCGAAGGCAGCCTTGATCCGGTGATAGGCCGCAGCAAAGAAATCCAGCGTGTCATCGAAGTGTTGAGCAGGCGTACAAAAAACAATCCAGTTCTGATCGGTGAACCCGGTGTCGGGAAAACGGCGATTGCTGAAGGGCTTGCCCAGCAAATCATCAATAACGAAGTCCCTGAAATCCTCAGGGATAAACGCGTCATGACATTGGATATGGGGACGGTCGTTGCCGGTACGAAATACCGTGGAGAATTCGAAGATCGATTGAAAAAGGTAATGGATGAAATCCGTCAAGCAGGCAATATCATTTTATTCATTGATGAACTTCATACATTGATCGGTGCAGGTGGGGCTGAAGGAGCAATCGATGCATCCAATATCCTCAAGCCTGCGTTGGCGCGTGGGGAACTGCAGTGTATCGGGGCCACCACTTTGGATGAGTATCGCAAATATATCGAGAAGGATGCCGCTCTTGAAAGAAGGTTCCAGCCGATTCAAGTCGATGAGCCTACGATAGACGAATCCATCCAAATCTTGAACGGTCTTCGCGACAGATACGAAGCCCATCATCGTGTGTCCATCACCGATGCCGCCATCGATGCCGCGGTGAAGCTGTCGGACCGCTACATTTCAGACCGTTTCTTGCCGGATAAAGCCATTGATTTAATTGATGAAGCCGGTTCAAAGGTCCGACTTCGTTCATATACAACTCCTCCTAACTTGAAAGAGCTGGAAGCGAAACTGGAGGAAATAAGAAAAGAAAAAGACGCCGCAGTTCAAAGTCAGGAATTTGAAAAAGCAGCATCTTTGAGAGATTCCGAGCAGAAGCTGCGTGAAGAATTGGAAGAAACAAAGAAGACGTGGAAAGAAAAACAAGGCCAGGAAAACAGTGAGGTGACCGTCGAAGATATTGCGCATGTCGTATCAAGCTGGACGGGAATACCTGTTTCCAAGCTCGCGGAAACAGAAACGGAGAAGCTCCTTAACCTGGAAGAAATTCTTCATTCACGCGTGATCGGCCAATCAGAAGCTGTCAAAGCCGTTTCAAAGGCAGTGAGAAGAGCAAGGGCTGGACTGAAAGATCCGAAGCGCCCAATCGGATCGTTTATTTTCTTAGGACCAACAGGGGTTGGGAAAACGGAATTAGCCAGAGCGCTTGCAGAGGCCATGTTCGGCGATGAAGATGCGATGATCCGCGTCGATATGTCTGAGTATATGGAAAAACATTCGACTTCTAGGCTTGTAGGCTCCCCTCCAGGATATGTCGGTTATGACGAAGGGGGTCAACTGACTGAAAAGGTAAGAAGAAAGCCATATTCCGTCATTCTTTTGGATGAGATTGAAAAAGCTCATCCTGATGTATTCAATATCCTCCTTCAAGTATTGGAGGACGGAAGATTGACTGATTCGAAAGGTCGCACAGTCGATTTTCGAAATACCGTTGTGATCATGACATCCAACGTCGGAGCCGATGCATTGAAACGCAATAAATATGTTGGCTTCAACATTCAGGATGGCGAGCAGGATTACAAGGATATGAAAGGAAAAGTGATGGAAGAGCTGAAAAAAGCATTCCGTCCTGAATTCTTAAACCGTATCGACGAAATCATCGTGTTCCATTCACTGGAAAAAGAACACTTGAAACAAATTGTTTCTCTCATGGGAGAACAATTGACCATCAGACTGAAAGAACAGGAAATTGAACTTGAGCTCACCGATGAAGCGAAGCTGAAAATTGCCGAAGAAGGCTTCGATCCGGAGTATGGCGCACGTCCGCTGCGCAGGGCGATTCAAAAGCATATTGAGGACCGTCTATCGGAAGAGCTGCTTAAAGGAACTGTCCTGACAGGCCAGCATGTTATAATCGATGTGAAGGACGGAGATTTTGTCGTCAAGACGAAAGAAGCTACAGGGACACTGTCTAAATAA
- the gltX gene encoding glutamate--tRNA ligase has protein sequence MSNEIRVRYAPSPTGHLHIGNARTALFNYLFARHNDGKFIIRIEDTDQKRNIEGGEESQLKYLKWLGIDWDESIDIPGEYGPYRQSERNHIYQEYYNELLEKGLAYKCYCTEEELEAEREAQQARGEMPRYSGKCRHLSEEEGGKLAAEGRKPSVRFKVPAGKVYAFNDMVKQDVSFESDGIGDFVIVKKDGIPTYNFAVAVDDYLMKISHVLRGDDHISNTPKQLMIFEALGWEPPIYGHMTLIVNENRKKLSKRDESIIQFIEQYADLGYLPEALFNFIALLGWSPKGEDELFTKEELIDIFEASRLSKSPALFDKQKLTWVNNQYMKNLDLDKVVELAMPHLIKAGRISADMSEADLEWVRNVVALYQEQMSFGAEIVELSEMFFKDELDYEAEAKEVIEEEQVPQVLSAFLEEVEKLEPFEAAEIKSAIKAVQKSTGQKGKKLFMPIRVAVTGQTHGPELPNTIELLGKDKVKNRLLSIIS, from the coding sequence ATGTCAAACGAAATCCGTGTGCGCTACGCACCGAGCCCAACAGGACATCTACATATTGGGAATGCGCGTACTGCACTCTTCAATTATTTATTTGCTCGTCATAATGATGGAAAATTCATCATCCGCATCGAAGATACGGACCAAAAACGAAATATCGAGGGCGGGGAAGAAAGCCAGCTGAAATATCTAAAATGGCTTGGAATCGATTGGGATGAAAGCATTGATATCCCTGGTGAATACGGACCTTACCGCCAATCGGAGCGTAATCATATCTATCAAGAATATTACAATGAGCTGTTGGAAAAAGGCCTTGCCTATAAGTGCTACTGCACGGAAGAGGAACTTGAGGCAGAACGCGAAGCACAACAAGCACGCGGTGAAATGCCGCGCTATTCTGGTAAATGCCGCCATTTGTCTGAAGAAGAGGGAGGGAAACTGGCTGCTGAAGGACGCAAGCCGAGTGTACGATTTAAAGTCCCTGCCGGAAAAGTGTATGCATTCAATGATATGGTCAAGCAAGATGTATCATTCGAATCAGATGGAATCGGCGATTTTGTCATTGTCAAAAAAGACGGGATTCCAACTTATAATTTTGCAGTGGCGGTTGACGACTACTTAATGAAAATATCGCATGTATTGCGCGGTGATGACCACATTTCCAATACGCCAAAACAATTGATGATCTTCGAAGCCCTTGGCTGGGAGCCGCCGATTTATGGCCATATGACGCTAATCGTCAATGAAAACAGAAAAAAATTAAGCAAAAGGGATGAAAGCATCATCCAATTCATTGAACAATATGCCGATCTCGGCTACTTGCCTGAAGCGCTGTTTAACTTTATCGCATTGTTGGGCTGGTCACCGAAAGGCGAAGATGAACTATTTACGAAAGAAGAGCTGATCGATATATTCGAAGCCAGCCGTTTATCCAAATCGCCTGCATTATTTGATAAACAAAAGCTCACATGGGTGAATAATCAGTACATGAAAAACCTGGACCTGGACAAAGTGGTTGAACTGGCGATGCCGCATTTAATCAAAGCGGGCCGCATCAGTGCTGATATGTCGGAAGCGGATTTGGAGTGGGTACGAAACGTCGTGGCTTTGTATCAGGAGCAAATGAGCTTTGGTGCAGAGATCGTTGAATTATCAGAAATGTTCTTTAAAGATGAACTTGACTATGAAGCGGAAGCAAAAGAGGTCATTGAAGAAGAACAGGTTCCACAAGTGCTTTCCGCTTTTCTTGAGGAAGTTGAAAAGTTGGAGCCATTCGAAGCAGCTGAAATTAAATCAGCGATCAAAGCGGTGCAAAAATCAACCGGCCAAAAAGGAAAGAAGCTGTTCATGCCGATCCGTGTGGCAGTCACTGGCCAGACACATGGACCGGAATTGCCGAATACGATTGAACTTTTAGGTAAAGATAAAGTTAAAAATCGTTTGTTGAGCATTATTAGTTAA
- the ispD gene encoding 2-C-methyl-D-erythritol 4-phosphate cytidylyltransferase — MNYEVVIPAAGQGKRMGAGHNKLLIKLRGRPIISHTLKVFLEDSSCSKIILAINPVEREIFSDLIKDLDPNKPISLVHGGEERQHSVFNALKSADEGGIVLVHDGARPFIRQSVIQQLVQTADSSGAAIAAVPVKDTIKKVENSKVAETIERSSLWSVQTPQAFRISLLLHAHAVAERDCFLGTDDASLIERLGKEVRVVQGHYDNIKLTTPEDLYFAEAILRNNQKGQ; from the coding sequence ATGAATTATGAGGTAGTCATTCCGGCTGCTGGCCAGGGGAAGCGAATGGGTGCTGGACATAATAAGCTGTTGATCAAGCTTAGAGGCCGCCCTATTATTTCCCACACGTTAAAGGTGTTTCTGGAAGATTCATCATGTTCCAAAATCATTTTGGCAATCAATCCGGTTGAACGGGAGATTTTCTCGGACCTGATCAAAGACTTGGATCCGAATAAACCTATATCTCTTGTCCACGGGGGAGAAGAGCGGCAGCACAGTGTCTTCAATGCGTTGAAGTCGGCTGATGAAGGCGGCATCGTGCTCGTTCATGACGGTGCAAGGCCATTTATCCGGCAATCGGTCATCCAGCAGCTTGTGCAGACAGCCGACTCCTCAGGTGCTGCGATCGCTGCGGTGCCCGTCAAAGACACGATCAAAAAAGTGGAAAACTCAAAAGTGGCAGAAACAATTGAACGCTCTAGCTTGTGGTCCGTACAAACACCACAAGCTTTTCGCATTTCTTTATTGCTTCATGCCCATGCCGTGGCCGAACGTGATTGCTTCCTTGGAACAGATGATGCCTCTTTAATTGAGAGATTGGGGAAAGAAGTAAGGGTAGTCCAGGGTCATTATGATAATATTAAACTTACGACACCGGAGGATCTTTATTTTGCGGAGGCCATTCTCCGGAATAACCAAAAAGGTCAATGA